From Skermanella sp. TT6, a single genomic window includes:
- a CDS encoding DnaJ domain-containing protein produces MFPLFLLGIALLVGFYLLAQAFVNADPKSLAKGVKYTTIGVTVVVVVFLAITGRLGTAMAVAAFVLPMVLRWRALMNRVKAAAGPSEGQSSTIETSFLRMRLDHDSGRMGGEVLRGRFQGRMLDDLGLEELLDLLRECRDADSQSAAILEAYLDRTREEDWRAGAPGAGEHGGGSAGSRGTGGAMTREEAYEVLGLQPGASEGEIKDAHRRLMLKMHPDQGGSTYLAAKINQAKDLLLRS; encoded by the coding sequence ATGTTCCCGCTGTTCCTGCTCGGCATCGCGCTTCTGGTGGGTTTCTACCTGCTGGCGCAGGCCTTCGTGAACGCGGACCCGAAGAGCCTCGCGAAGGGCGTGAAATACACGACGATCGGCGTCACGGTAGTCGTGGTGGTCTTCCTGGCGATCACCGGGCGCCTCGGCACGGCCATGGCGGTCGCCGCCTTCGTCCTGCCGATGGTGCTCCGCTGGCGCGCCCTGATGAACCGCGTGAAGGCGGCGGCCGGCCCCAGCGAGGGGCAGAGCTCGACCATAGAGACCTCGTTCCTGCGGATGCGGCTCGACCATGACAGCGGCCGGATGGGCGGGGAGGTGCTGCGCGGCCGGTTCCAGGGCAGGATGCTGGACGATCTGGGGCTGGAGGAACTGCTGGACCTCCTCCGGGAATGCCGGGATGCCGATTCGCAGTCCGCCGCGATCCTGGAAGCCTATCTCGATAGGACGCGGGAGGAGGACTGGCGAGCCGGCGCTCCGGGCGCCGGGGAACACGGGGGCGGGTCCGCGGGTTCACGCGGTACCGGCGGCGCCATGACGCGCGAGGAAGCATATGAGGTATTAGGCCTTCAGCCCGGCGCAAGCGAGGGCGAAATAAAGGATGCCCACAGAAGACTTATGCTGAAGATGCACCCCGATCAGGGCGGGTCGACATATCTCGCGGCCAAGATCAATCAGGCCAAAGATCTGCTCTTACGCTCGTAA